One region of Terriglobia bacterium genomic DNA includes:
- a CDS encoding porin yields MILVVTIIVRFVSARLSRYRQHAISVMMIGWLLAGVPAARAQVVPPTPGAPDDAAQLRRLVEELQKRVAELEARAQQQTSLASKPASTAALETLAPAPAQVTPARLTNDDRAILDYLKGTTINLTLDGYYGYNFNHPIGRINLLRAYDVSSNSFSLNQATVVLERAPDIAAGRRFGARLDLQYGQATETLQGNPANELRPQAYRPIFQAYGTYVAPLLQGLTIDFGKFASAMGYEGNYSKDQFNYSRAYFFNFLPFYHMGFRNTLTVNDHLSLGYWLINGVQQTEDFNGFKSHVVQVVVKPSKTVQWNVIYHVGREQRDLVPALNPGFGGCPIHS; encoded by the coding sequence ATGATTTTGGTTGTCACAATTATCGTGCGATTCGTCTCAGCGCGGCTGAGTCGGTACCGCCAGCACGCCATTTCAGTCATGATGATTGGCTGGTTGCTGGCAGGCGTTCCCGCGGCCAGGGCGCAGGTAGTCCCTCCGACACCGGGCGCACCCGACGATGCGGCCCAGTTGCGACGGTTGGTGGAAGAGTTGCAGAAGCGCGTTGCCGAACTGGAAGCTAGAGCTCAGCAGCAGACATCGCTGGCCTCCAAACCGGCCAGCACGGCAGCTCTTGAGACATTAGCCCCGGCGCCGGCGCAAGTCACACCGGCGCGGCTGACCAATGACGATCGGGCAATCCTCGATTACCTAAAGGGGACCACCATCAATCTTACCTTGGACGGTTACTATGGATATAACTTCAACCATCCAATCGGGCGGATCAACCTACTGCGCGCCTACGACGTGAGCAGCAACAGCTTCAGCCTCAACCAGGCGACCGTCGTCCTGGAGCGGGCGCCCGACATTGCCGCCGGCCGGCGCTTTGGCGCGCGCCTGGACCTTCAATATGGACAGGCGACGGAAACCCTCCAGGGAAACCCGGCCAACGAACTCCGGCCGCAAGCATACCGGCCCATCTTCCAGGCTTACGGGACGTATGTGGCTCCCCTTCTGCAAGGTCTCACAATCGACTTTGGGAAATTCGCCAGCGCGATGGGCTACGAAGGCAACTACAGCAAGGACCAGTTCAATTACTCGCGAGCCTATTTCTTCAATTTCCTGCCCTTTTATCACATGGGCTTCCGGAACACCCTTACGGTCAATGACCACCTAAGTCTTGGCTACTGGCTGATCAACGGCGTGCAGCAGACAGAAGACTTCAATGGCTTTAAATCGCATGTTGTCCAAGTCGTTGTGAAGCCCAGCAAGACCGTGCAGTGGAATGTGATTTATCACGTCGGCAGGGAACAACGCGACCTTGTTCCGGCCCTGAATCCCGGTTTTGGAGGGTGTCCCATCCATAGTTGA
- a CDS encoding response regulator transcription factor, whose protein sequence is MAEEKHRILIVDDEPQIARVLKTTLSSRGYSTRTASDGDDALQVIKQWSPDLLITDLRMPNMNGLELCRHVRTKSQIPIIVLSVRGEERTKVEALDAGADDYITKPFSTNELLARVRAALRRATTPQQPDSQVIELGDFRIDLQAHCVHVRNQEVKLTPKEFDVLAYLARHPGKVVTHRGLLASVWGDTSTEQPEYLRVVIGHLRKKLEPDEASPRYIITEPWIGYRFNAGDE, encoded by the coding sequence ATGGCCGAGGAGAAACACAGAATTTTGATCGTCGATGATGAGCCGCAGATCGCGAGGGTACTGAAAACGACCTTGTCGAGCCGGGGCTATTCGACGCGCACTGCCTCGGATGGCGATGATGCGCTGCAAGTGATCAAGCAGTGGTCGCCGGACCTGCTCATTACCGACCTGCGCATGCCCAACATGAACGGCCTGGAACTCTGCCGGCACGTTCGCACGAAGTCGCAAATCCCGATCATTGTCTTGTCGGTACGAGGCGAAGAGCGCACTAAGGTTGAGGCGCTGGACGCCGGCGCCGACGATTACATCACCAAGCCCTTCAGCACCAATGAACTCCTGGCCCGGGTTCGCGCCGCCCTCCGGCGCGCCACGACCCCGCAACAGCCGGATTCCCAGGTCATCGAGCTCGGAGATTTCCGCATTGACCTGCAAGCCCACTGCGTTCATGTCCGCAACCAGGAAGTGAAGCTGACACCGAAGGAATTTGATGTCCTGGCATATCTGGCGCGACATCCCGGGAAGGTTGTCACCCACCGCGGACTCCTCGCCTCGGTCTGGGGTGACACCAGCACAGAGCAGCCCGAATACCTGCGGGTTGTGATTGGCCACCTGCGAAAGAAACTTGAACCCGATGAAGCCTCCCCACGCTACATCATCACGGAGCCCTGGATCGGGTACCGCTTCAATGCGGGAGATGAGTAG
- a CDS encoding histidine kinase has protein sequence MPKTPEQWLEEASPQKRQGIFKLILGYAPGVGKTYNMLSEGARRRSRGEDVVIGVVETHGRKAIAELASMLDTVPRRQIAYKGAAFEEMDVDAILARQPQVALVDELAHTNIEGSKHRKRHEDVIELLDAKIDVLSTMNVQHIESLNPMVQSITGVQVRETVPDWVMQRVDEIVMADLTPEALQTRMKRGDIYPVDRAERALGHFFRPGNLIALRELALQQVARAVDRSLESYLAKEGTQLSVGVRERIGVCISSNPAAQYLIARAARMAQRMDADLLVIYIDIGVDESAENQRTLAQNIRFAENLGAQVIRTEGKSVAEVVAKFVREKHITQVVFGRSAQKGWRKYLYLSAIHKFLRDAPPVDVHIVTQEMK, from the coding sequence ATGCCGAAGACGCCTGAGCAATGGTTGGAAGAAGCGTCCCCACAAAAGAGACAGGGCATATTCAAGCTCATCTTGGGTTACGCACCGGGTGTGGGCAAAACCTACAACATGCTGAGCGAAGGCGCTCGCCGCCGGAGCCGCGGCGAGGACGTGGTGATTGGCGTCGTCGAAACGCATGGGCGCAAGGCGATCGCCGAACTTGCCAGCATGCTCGACACCGTGCCGCGACGCCAGATCGCGTACAAAGGCGCGGCATTCGAAGAGATGGATGTGGACGCCATCCTGGCCCGTCAGCCGCAGGTGGCGCTGGTGGATGAATTGGCCCACACCAATATCGAAGGCAGCAAACACCGGAAGCGCCACGAAGACGTCATCGAGTTGCTGGACGCGAAGATCGATGTGCTCTCGACGATGAATGTGCAGCATATCGAGAGCCTGAACCCGATGGTTCAGAGCATCACCGGGGTACAGGTCAGGGAAACCGTTCCCGACTGGGTCATGCAGCGGGTGGATGAGATCGTGATGGCCGATCTGACGCCGGAGGCGCTGCAGACGCGCATGAAGCGCGGGGACATTTATCCGGTAGACCGCGCCGAGCGGGCCTTAGGCCACTTTTTCCGTCCCGGCAATCTGATTGCGCTGCGTGAGCTCGCCCTGCAGCAAGTGGCCCGGGCCGTGGATCGGAGCCTGGAGTCCTACCTCGCCAAGGAAGGGACACAGCTCAGCGTTGGTGTACGTGAGCGCATTGGCGTGTGCATCAGCTCTAATCCCGCGGCGCAGTACCTGATCGCGCGGGCGGCGCGCATGGCGCAACGCATGGACGCGGACCTGCTGGTTATCTACATCGACATCGGAGTCGATGAAAGCGCCGAGAACCAGCGCACCTTGGCTCAGAATATTCGCTTTGCGGAAAATCTGGGTGCACAGGTGATTCGAACCGAGGGCAAGAGCGTAGCCGAGGTGGTTGCGAAATTCGTCCGCGAGAAGCACATCACGCAAGTGGTGTTCGGACGCTCGGCTCAGAAGGGCTGGCGCAAGTACCTGTACCTGTCGGCCATTCACAAGTTCCTGCGCGATGCTCCACCGGTAGACGTTCACATCGTGACCCAGGAGATGAAGTGA
- a CDS encoding DUF4118 domain-containing protein, with protein MSMDYNARVTRPAQWILRFLAAAAIDFVIGWIYFRMIHLNPTTVGFTFLLAILVVSAFWGLRVAIFMAVLATLGYNFFFLPPLLKFSIADPQNWVSLFAFLITAIIGSHLSERARRVARESNQRRREVERLYAFSQQLLVSENVFGLLNNVPSHIVDSFGVTGAAIFLDHKQKTYFSDISVQSLIPIDELKAVSGRGEPVLNRERGTCFMPLRMGVRCIGSLGIVGSNISRETLEAIGSLVAIAIERAATMEKLTKTEAARESDRIRSLLLDAVTHDFRTPLTAIKASAETLLSEVELDQPQLKELATVINEESDRLDRMVGEAAEVAQLDAQQIELRFEPHHIREAVDLALREAKHALERHTVQVVVPEQLPPLRMDLKRITEVLAQLLDNAGKYSPSGTPIHITAELRDRQLITSVADHGPGIDDVEQGMIFEKFYRGRNQRVSMQGTGMGLAIAKAIVELHGGTITVTSQSGHGSVFSFTLPTG; from the coding sequence GTGTCGATGGATTACAATGCCCGCGTGACCCGACCGGCGCAATGGATCCTACGCTTCCTGGCCGCGGCGGCGATTGATTTCGTAATCGGCTGGATTTATTTCCGTATGATCCACCTGAATCCCACTACCGTGGGATTTACCTTTTTACTCGCGATCCTTGTTGTTTCCGCCTTTTGGGGCCTGCGCGTAGCCATCTTCATGGCAGTATTGGCGACGCTGGGTTATAACTTTTTTTTCCTTCCGCCATTGCTGAAATTCTCGATTGCCGACCCGCAGAACTGGGTTTCTCTATTCGCGTTCCTGATCACCGCCATCATCGGCAGCCACCTGTCGGAGCGCGCCCGCCGTGTGGCCCGGGAATCGAACCAGCGCCGCCGCGAGGTGGAGCGACTGTACGCCTTCAGCCAGCAGCTTCTCGTCTCGGAGAACGTCTTTGGTCTTCTGAATAACGTGCCGTCGCATATCGTCGATTCCTTCGGCGTGACCGGGGCCGCCATCTTTCTTGACCACAAGCAGAAGACGTACTTCTCCGACATCAGCGTGCAATCGCTGATCCCCATCGACGAGTTGAAAGCGGTCAGCGGTCGTGGAGAGCCTGTCCTGAACCGGGAACGTGGGACCTGCTTCATGCCCCTCCGCATGGGAGTTCGCTGCATCGGGAGCCTGGGCATCGTCGGGTCAAACATATCCCGGGAAACCCTGGAGGCGATCGGAAGCCTGGTGGCCATCGCCATCGAGCGCGCCGCCACCATGGAAAAGCTGACCAAGACAGAGGCGGCACGTGAAAGCGACCGTATCCGCTCCTTGTTGCTGGATGCGGTGACGCACGACTTTCGCACGCCGCTTACGGCGATCAAAGCTTCAGCCGAAACGCTCTTGTCCGAGGTCGAGTTGGACCAACCTCAATTGAAGGAGTTGGCAACGGTCATCAATGAAGAGAGCGACCGGCTTGACCGCATGGTAGGCGAAGCCGCGGAAGTTGCCCAACTCGATGCGCAACAGATCGAGCTCCGCTTCGAACCACATCACATCCGCGAAGCGGTCGACCTGGCGCTGCGGGAGGCCAAGCACGCGCTGGAGCGGCACACGGTTCAAGTGGTGGTTCCGGAACAGCTACCGCCGTTGCGCATGGACTTGAAACGGATAACGGAAGTTCTTGCGCAACTGCTCGACAACGCCGGCAAGTATTCGCCGTCGGGGACGCCCATCCATATCACCGCGGAGCTACGCGATCGGCAACTGATCACGTCGGTCGCCGATCACGGCCCTGGCATCGACGATGTTGAGCAGGGCATGATCTTCGAAAAGTTTTATCGTGGGCGGAACCAGAGAGTCTCCATGCAGGGCACCGGCATGGGACTGGCGATCGCCAAAGCCATCGTCGAGTTGCACGGCGGAACGATTACCGTTACCAGCCAATCGGGGCACGGGTCGGTGTTCTCGTTCACGCTGCCGACTGGGTGA
- a CDS encoding radical SAM protein yields MWESGELRDRVERAVALLADCKLCPRECGVDRLDDEASVCRTGRWARVGSYGPHFGEEACLSGSRGSGTVFFAQCNLRCVFCQNHQLSWLGEGRTTSAPELAAMFLHLQAAGCHNINLVTPSHVVPQILEALLLAVEAGLHLPLVYNTSGYDSLTALALLDGVVDIYMPDCKYWDADAAACCSHAADYREFACAAIKEMHRQVGPLVFDESGLASRGILLRHLVMPDGVAGTPRVLRWIARELGPDTYVNLMSQYHPAGCVDHDHYARIARHVTPEEMEDAFNCAAACGLRRVEGRRQHPL; encoded by the coding sequence CTGTGGGAGAGCGGTGAACTGCGCGATCGCGTCGAACGCGCCGTCGCCTTGCTCGCCGATTGCAAATTGTGCCCGCGAGAATGCGGGGTGGACCGGCTCGATGACGAAGCCTCCGTTTGCCGGACCGGACGATGGGCGCGGGTCGGCAGCTACGGTCCGCATTTCGGTGAAGAGGCTTGTCTCAGCGGCAGCCGCGGCTCGGGAACGGTTTTCTTCGCGCAATGCAATCTGCGCTGCGTGTTCTGTCAAAACCACCAGCTCAGTTGGCTAGGCGAAGGCCGAACCACTTCCGCCCCGGAGCTGGCCGCAATGTTTCTGCATCTGCAGGCAGCCGGTTGCCACAACATCAACCTGGTGACTCCGTCGCACGTAGTCCCGCAAATCCTGGAAGCGCTGCTGCTGGCAGTGGAGGCGGGCCTGCATCTTCCGCTGGTGTACAACACGAGCGGCTACGACTCGCTGACCGCGCTGGCCCTGCTGGACGGCGTGGTGGACATCTACATGCCCGACTGCAAGTACTGGGACGCCGATGCCGCCGCCTGTTGTTCCCACGCCGCCGACTACAGGGAGTTCGCCTGTGCCGCGATCAAGGAAATGCATCGCCAGGTCGGTCCGCTGGTCTTCGACGAAAGCGGCCTTGCCTCACGCGGAATCTTGCTGCGCCACCTGGTCATGCCGGACGGGGTGGCGGGTACGCCGCGCGTGTTGCGCTGGATTGCCCGGGAACTCGGCCCCGACACCTACGTTAACCTGATGTCGCAGTACCATCCCGCCGGCTGCGTTGACCACGATCATTACGCCAGGATCGCACGCCACGTCACGCCCGAGGAGATGGAGGATGCCTTTAACTGCGCCGCCGCTTGTGGCCTCCGCCGGGTTGAAGGCCGTCGTCAGCATCCGCTCTGA
- a CDS encoding 4'-phosphopantetheinyl transferase superfamily protein — protein sequence MIVGLGIDLVANTRVQQELARGEWRLGDGIFTSREISRCSRDRRPALCYAACFAAKEATLKALGVAVTDLSMLREVEVELGDRNAIVLHERMKLESKRLGVRHVRLAIAPGKRQTGAMVILES from the coding sequence ATGATCGTTGGCTTAGGGATCGATCTCGTCGCCAACACCCGAGTGCAGCAGGAGCTGGCGCGAGGTGAATGGCGGTTGGGCGATGGCATCTTCACCAGCCGCGAGATCAGCCGATGCAGCCGGGATAGGAGACCGGCTCTTTGTTATGCCGCGTGCTTCGCAGCCAAGGAAGCCACTCTCAAGGCGTTGGGAGTCGCGGTCACCGATCTGAGCATGCTGCGCGAGGTGGAGGTCGAACTGGGCGACCGAAACGCCATCGTGCTTCACGAGCGAATGAAGTTGGAGTCCAAGCGCTTGGGAGTGCGGCACGTCCGGCTCGCCATCGCTCCCGGCAAACGACAAACCGGCGCCATGGTCATTTTGGAATCGTGA
- a CDS encoding AMP-binding protein has translation MAPPSYEELVSGFSWSLAERELGYQTGEPLNIGWMCSDRICRLGQADKLALIWEDYLGNEKRFTFDRLRVLSNTIASFLVGLGVHPGERVCLFLDRVPELYIGFLGILKTGAVAQPLFSAFGDESLFVRLADARTSAIITQKKHVHKVRKIREELPELRHIIVVDAGDTPLQAREVAFRMEQAPPVETFAVYPTTAESPSVLHYTSGTTGQPKGAQHVHYSIVAQYLTAKIVLDLRPDDTYWCNADPGWVTGTSYGIVGPWSNGITQVVLDSGFNAQRWYEFIAQRRVTVWYSAPTAIRLLMKEGTELPRKHDVSSLRYLASVGEPLNGEAVIWSEEAFGRPFHDTFWQTETGCIVITNFPGMRIKPGSMGKPFPGITATVLNPKTYEPVNQPGVAGLIALRPGWPSQFRAYWRNQAGFQAKFKNGWYLCGDRASVDADGYFWFMGRDDDVINTGGHLVGPFEIESALLEHPAVHESAAVAKPDPVNMEVVKAYVTLKRGYEPSADLELEIMNRIRKRLSPLAMPQEIEFVDSLPKTRSGKIVRRILRCKEFHEPVGDLSTVMNE, from the coding sequence ATGGCTCCGCCTTCTTACGAGGAACTCGTTTCCGGATTCAGTTGGTCGCTAGCCGAGCGTGAACTGGGCTATCAGACGGGAGAGCCGCTCAATATCGGATGGATGTGCAGCGACCGCATCTGCCGTCTCGGCCAGGCGGACAAGCTCGCGCTGATCTGGGAAGATTATCTCGGCAACGAGAAGCGGTTCACGTTTGATCGCCTGCGCGTTCTCTCCAACACCATCGCCTCGTTCCTGGTCGGACTCGGCGTCCACCCCGGTGAACGCGTGTGCCTGTTCCTGGACCGCGTTCCCGAACTGTATATCGGCTTCCTCGGCATCCTAAAGACAGGGGCGGTGGCGCAGCCTCTTTTTTCCGCATTCGGTGACGAGTCGCTGTTCGTGCGTCTCGCCGACGCTAGAACTTCGGCCATCATCACCCAGAAAAAACACGTTCACAAGGTGCGGAAGATTCGCGAAGAACTGCCGGAACTGCGCCACATCATCGTGGTGGACGCCGGCGACACGCCACTGCAGGCACGAGAGGTAGCGTTCCGGATGGAGCAGGCGCCCCCGGTCGAGACTTTTGCGGTATATCCGACCACCGCCGAGTCGCCGTCCGTTCTGCATTACACCTCGGGCACGACCGGCCAGCCCAAGGGAGCGCAACACGTCCACTACTCCATCGTCGCGCAGTACCTCACGGCCAAAATCGTGCTCGACCTGCGGCCGGACGATACGTACTGGTGCAACGCCGACCCGGGATGGGTGACCGGCACGTCGTACGGCATTGTCGGCCCCTGGTCGAACGGGATCACGCAGGTGGTGCTTGATAGCGGCTTCAACGCGCAGCGGTGGTATGAGTTCATTGCCCAGCGCCGCGTGACGGTTTGGTATTCAGCGCCCACGGCCATCCGGCTCTTGATGAAAGAGGGCACCGAGCTTCCTCGCAAGCATGACGTGTCGAGCCTGCGTTATCTGGCGAGCGTGGGCGAGCCGCTCAATGGCGAGGCGGTAATCTGGTCGGAAGAAGCGTTTGGCAGGCCATTTCACGACACGTTCTGGCAGACCGAAACCGGCTGCATCGTGATCACCAACTTCCCCGGTATGCGGATCAAACCCGGTTCGATGGGCAAGCCGTTTCCGGGCATCACCGCGACCGTGCTGAACCCGAAGACCTATGAGCCGGTCAACCAGCCGGGTGTTGCCGGACTGATCGCGCTGCGTCCCGGCTGGCCGTCGCAGTTCCGCGCTTACTGGCGCAACCAGGCGGGCTTCCAGGCGAAGTTCAAGAACGGATGGTATCTGTGCGGCGACCGCGCTTCGGTGGATGCGGATGGCTATTTCTGGTTCATGGGTCGTGACGACGACGTCATCAATACCGGCGGCCACCTAGTCGGGCCGTTCGAGATAGAGTCGGCGCTGCTGGAGCATCCCGCGGTGCACGAGTCGGCGGCGGTGGCCAAACCCGACCCGGTCAACATGGAAGTCGTGAAGGCGTACGTGACGCTGAAGCGGGGCTACGAACCATCGGCGGACTTGGAACTGGAAATCATGAACCGGATTCGCAAGCGGCTCTCTCCGCTGGCGATGCCGCAGGAAATCGAGTTTGTGGATTCCCTGCCCAAGACCCGCAGCGGCAAGATCGTACGCCGGATTTTGCGCTGCAAGGAGTTCCACGAGCCGGTGGGCGATCTTTCCACCGTGATGAACGAGTGA
- a CDS encoding acyl carrier protein, whose translation MDELTNMVRDYVIKEYLEEGDEREITETTPLISGGIVDSFSMVSLKRFLERKFSIKIPDDDATPQAFDTVQSIVALVRRFQQVPV comes from the coding sequence ATGGACGAACTCACCAACATGGTGCGCGATTACGTGATCAAGGAGTACCTGGAGGAAGGAGATGAGCGGGAGATTACCGAAACGACGCCGCTGATCTCGGGCGGCATCGTCGATTCCTTCTCCATGGTTTCTCTCAAGCGTTTTCTGGAAAGGAAATTCTCGATCAAGATTCCCGACGATGATGCCACGCCCCAGGCCTTTGACACCGTGCAAAGCATCGTGGCGCTGGTGCGACGTTTTCAGCAAGTCCCGGTGTAA
- the kbl gene encoding glycine C-acetyltransferase, with protein MAFNDAVRNSYQAGIQAIKAAGLFKEERYIHSPQHSDIEVEFPLGSGIRKCINVCANNYLGLSSHPDVIAAAHAGLDSRGYGMSSVRFICGTQDIHRELEHRLTAFLGTEDTLLFPSCMDANAGFFEACLNEQDVMIADRLVHASIIDGMRLCKAMQDTFKHSDMEHLEEKLIEHQDKRLRMIITDGVFSMDGDTAKLDRIVNLAEKYNAMVFLDDSHATGFIGRTGRGTHEHCGVLGKIDVITTTLGKALGGASGGCVSGRRELVEMCRQRARPYLFSNAVAPVIVAGALKVMDLITASTDRRDKLEWNARYWRGLLKDAGFDIKEGDSPIVPVMLYDAKLAQDFARDLFDEGVYAVGFFFPVVPKGQARIRTQMSAAHEKHHLDAAIAAFKKAGQKHRILGLSKKELIAMCVA; from the coding sequence ATGGCCTTTAACGATGCAGTCCGCAATTCCTACCAGGCCGGCATCCAGGCGATCAAAGCCGCCGGCCTGTTCAAAGAAGAGCGTTACATTCATTCGCCGCAGCATTCGGACATCGAAGTGGAATTTCCTCTCGGAAGCGGGATCAGGAAGTGCATCAACGTTTGCGCCAACAACTACCTGGGTCTTTCCAGCCATCCCGACGTGATCGCCGCCGCGCACGCCGGCCTGGACAGCCGTGGCTACGGCATGTCGTCGGTGCGCTTCATCTGCGGCACGCAGGATATCCATCGCGAGCTGGAGCATCGGCTAACCGCATTTCTCGGCACCGAAGATACCCTTCTGTTTCCTTCCTGCATGGACGCAAACGCCGGCTTTTTCGAGGCGTGCCTCAATGAGCAGGACGTGATGATCGCCGACCGGTTGGTCCACGCCTCCATTATTGACGGCATGCGCCTGTGCAAGGCCATGCAGGACACCTTCAAACATTCCGACATGGAACACCTGGAAGAAAAGCTGATCGAGCACCAGGACAAGCGCCTTCGCATGATCATCACCGACGGCGTGTTCTCCATGGACGGCGACACGGCCAAGCTTGATCGCATCGTGAACCTGGCCGAGAAGTACAACGCCATGGTGTTCCTCGACGACTCGCATGCCACCGGTTTCATCGGGCGCACCGGCCGCGGGACACACGAGCATTGTGGGGTCCTCGGCAAGATCGACGTGATCACGACCACCTTGGGCAAGGCGCTGGGCGGCGCTTCCGGAGGCTGCGTCAGCGGGCGCCGCGAGCTGGTGGAAATGTGCCGGCAGCGGGCGCGTCCGTATCTTTTCTCCAACGCGGTGGCGCCGGTGATCGTGGCGGGCGCGCTGAAGGTCATGGACCTGATCACAGCCAGCACCGATCGACGCGACAAGCTGGAATGGAACGCCAGGTATTGGCGCGGCTTGCTGAAGGATGCGGGCTTCGACATCAAGGAAGGCGACAGCCCGATTGTGCCGGTCATGCTCTATGACGCCAAGCTGGCGCAGGACTTCGCTCGCGACCTGTTTGACGAAGGTGTGTACGCGGTCGGTTTCTTCTTCCCGGTGGTGCCCAAGGGTCAGGCGCGCATTCGCACGCAAATGTCGGCCGCTCACGAAAAGCATCACCTGGATGCGGCGATTGCCGCTTTCAAGAAAGCCGGCCAGAAACACCGCATCCTGGGATTGAGCAAGAAGGAACTCATCGCCATGTGCGTGGCGTAA